A window of Exiguobacterium sp. FSL W8-0210 contains these coding sequences:
- a CDS encoding response regulator, translated as MIRVLLVDDHEMVRAGVSAFLSTQPDIEVVAEASDGQAGALLALEHRPDVILMDLVMEPVDGVEGTRLIRKDWPEAKILVVTSFLDDEKVYPVIEAGAMSYVLKTASAFDIAEAIRKTANGQSVMAAQVTGKMMERLRRPTTHLHDDLTEREQEVLQLMARGMANQEIADELFISLKTVKTHVSNILSKLDVVDRTQAVVYAFKHNLVK; from the coding sequence ATGATACGCGTATTATTAGTAGATGATCACGAGATGGTCCGGGCCGGTGTGTCTGCTTTCCTCTCCACACAACCAGACATCGAGGTCGTCGCCGAAGCGTCGGATGGTCAAGCAGGAGCCTTGCTTGCGCTTGAACACCGACCGGATGTCATCTTGATGGATTTAGTGATGGAACCAGTCGATGGTGTCGAAGGAACACGACTGATCCGCAAAGACTGGCCGGAAGCAAAAATTCTCGTCGTGACGAGTTTTCTTGATGATGAGAAAGTTTATCCTGTCATTGAAGCCGGTGCGATGAGTTATGTCTTAAAAACGGCTAGCGCCTTTGACATCGCAGAAGCGATTCGCAAGACGGCAAACGGTCAATCTGTCATGGCAGCACAAGTGACCGGTAAAATGATGGAACGTCTTCGTCGTCCTACGACACACTTGCATGACGATTTGACGGAACGTGAGCAGGAAGTTCTTCAATTGATGGCTCGTGGTATGGCGAACCAAGAAATCGCAGACGAATTATTCATTTCCTTAAAAACCGTTAAGACACACGTCTCGAACATCTTATCGAAACTCGATGTCGTAGACCGTACACAAGCTGTCGTCTATGCCTTCAAGCATAATCTCGTCAAATAA
- a CDS encoding PspA/IM30 family protein: MKNVFDQLNDFATQMMTEVKKAAEQGEVPAKKLVRHIRSTEADLKEIDRLLERQRTLLQELTHKQEEAKDLADKRFKQVEIANKAGEQQLAERAAIESKHYGEQYRFFEELVAETKRELNELEREALELNLKLEDLQNKRYEWMMRENVSNLKNKMNQVLDREPNATIKEEAHPFTAEEPEAKQPAVDEDDIDARIAELERRIHQ; this comes from the coding sequence ATGAAAAACGTATTTGATCAACTTAACGATTTTGCGACACAAATGATGACAGAAGTCAAAAAAGCAGCCGAACAGGGTGAAGTACCTGCTAAAAAGCTCGTTCGTCATATTCGATCTACAGAAGCTGATTTAAAAGAGATTGATCGACTTCTCGAGCGTCAACGGACATTACTGCAAGAATTAACGCATAAACAAGAAGAAGCGAAGGATTTAGCAGATAAACGCTTCAAGCAAGTCGAAATCGCAAACAAAGCCGGTGAACAACAACTGGCTGAGCGCGCAGCCATCGAATCGAAGCATTATGGGGAGCAATACCGCTTCTTCGAAGAACTCGTCGCTGAGACGAAACGCGAGCTGAATGAATTGGAACGTGAAGCCCTCGAGTTGAATTTGAAGCTCGAAGATCTACAAAACAAACGGTACGAATGGATGATGCGTGAAAACGTCTCGAACTTAAAAAACAAGATGAACCAGGTGCTAGATCGCGAACCAAATGCTACTATAAAAGAAGAAGCACATCCGTTCACGGCAGAAGAGCCTGAAGCAAAACAACCAGCCGTTGATGAAGATGATATCGATGCGCGTATTGCTGAACTCGAACGCCGCATTCACCAATAA
- the liaF gene encoding cell wall-active antibiotics response protein LiaF, which produces MRRLSTKQLVGYVSILFALGLFYDLLSGAGNVLFGVLFPFLLYYVGIHFRRRNHEKLAILFYIVGTIILAGVVLSSAAIGFVIAGILLYLGIILVTRHSVREFLFSRIAPHQYEEEGIKIQPAYSFSTQADAPYVLQDLSEQFIVKDLEIDLTHAYVPEGETLIVVSGVVGDVRILLPSGYDYTLDTSIGFGSVKTDIRRIPTFFNRRIQFRAPEYGEATRKVRIHVMLGIGNVEVSSI; this is translated from the coding sequence GTGCGACGATTAAGTACGAAACAACTGGTCGGTTACGTATCGATCCTGTTCGCCCTCGGTCTGTTCTATGACCTATTGTCCGGTGCAGGAAATGTATTGTTTGGTGTCTTATTTCCGTTCCTGCTGTATTATGTCGGGATTCATTTCCGACGACGCAATCATGAAAAATTAGCAATCCTCTTCTACATCGTCGGTACGATCATTCTTGCTGGCGTCGTCCTTAGTTCGGCTGCCATCGGTTTTGTCATTGCTGGTATCTTGCTCTATCTTGGGATCATTCTCGTGACACGACATTCTGTCCGCGAATTTTTATTTTCACGGATTGCTCCGCATCAATACGAAGAGGAAGGGATCAAGATTCAACCCGCTTACTCCTTCTCGACTCAAGCCGATGCACCATACGTCTTACAGGATTTGAGTGAACAGTTCATCGTCAAGGATTTAGAAATCGATTTGACGCACGCTTACGTCCCGGAAGGTGAGACCTTGATCGTCGTCAGTGGTGTCGTCGGGGACGTCCGAATTCTTTTACCGTCCGGCTACGACTATACACTCGACACGTCAATCGGCTTCGGAAGCGTCAAGACGGACATCCGCCGGATTCCGACCTTCTTTAATCGACGCATTCAATTCCGGGCACCGGAATACGGTGAAGCGACGCGGAAGGTTCGCATTCATGTCATGCTCGGTATTGGCAACGTGGAGGTGTCTTCGATATGA
- a CDS encoding sensor histidine kinase: MKRDQFPLGVIALQVMTGFLTAVMTTLLFLSTRQVDWHVLFVRQQDFPVLLLVIGLSLLLPLAIGSMHYFFLRRDFKRVTTAIIELEQGKDVTIVPGPYFHTLTRLSRIGKRIDEQVETVQKISTRPQHVEQARVQAVTEERKRLARDLHDSVSQQLYAISMMTTAAKQTILSQPEAAAKQIEMVETMAQTAQSEMRSLLLQLRPVELEGMTLQQGLSQLLEELSRKQSTQLSWKLEEMSLPRQIENELFRIVQEGLTNALRHAKASHMDIELRQFNETIILSMNDDGVGFVVDEKKLASYGINSMRERTAEMGGTIRLVSVPGQGTQIEVKLRKDRMVQA, from the coding sequence ATGAAGCGTGATCAATTCCCGCTTGGTGTCATTGCCCTCCAAGTCATGACGGGCTTTTTGACGGCTGTCATGACAACGTTGTTATTCTTAAGTACACGACAAGTCGATTGGCATGTCCTATTCGTCCGTCAACAAGATTTCCCTGTCCTTCTACTCGTTATCGGACTCTCGTTATTACTACCGCTTGCCATCGGTAGCATGCATTACTTTTTCTTACGACGTGACTTCAAACGTGTCACGACTGCCATCATTGAACTCGAGCAAGGAAAAGATGTGACGATCGTTCCGGGTCCCTACTTTCATACGTTGACGCGCTTGTCGCGGATTGGAAAACGTATCGACGAACAAGTCGAGACCGTCCAAAAAATCAGTACACGTCCACAACATGTTGAACAAGCAAGAGTTCAAGCCGTCACGGAAGAACGAAAACGACTCGCACGTGATTTACACGATTCCGTTTCGCAACAGCTCTATGCCATCTCGATGATGACGACAGCAGCTAAACAGACGATTCTGTCTCAACCTGAAGCTGCTGCCAAACAGATTGAGATGGTCGAGACGATGGCGCAAACGGCGCAATCTGAAATGCGCTCCCTCTTACTTCAGCTTCGCCCTGTCGAACTCGAAGGAATGACGTTACAACAAGGACTTTCGCAACTGCTCGAAGAATTATCTAGAAAGCAGTCCACACAATTGAGTTGGAAGTTAGAAGAGATGTCACTTCCACGACAAATCGAAAACGAGTTATTCCGGATCGTTCAAGAAGGATTGACGAATGCCTTACGTCACGCGAAAGCGTCTCATATGGATATCGAACTCCGACAATTCAACGAAACGATCATTTTAAGCATGAACGATGATGGTGTTGGATTCGTCGTTGATGAAAAAAAACTTGCCTCTTATGGCATTAATTCGATGCGGGAACGAACGGCTGAGATGGGCGGAACGATTCGTCTTGTCAGTGTTCCGGGACAAGGAACCCAAATCGAAGTCAAACTTAGAAAAGATCGGATGGTGCAAGCATGA
- the rsgA gene encoding ribosome small subunit-dependent GTPase A, with translation MNEWGIPPVYEATGTERLGRIIAVYQAHYRVMTETGESLSELSGKLRFQSGTKAELPAVGDWIIQTEREPGKGRIERVLPRSSQFSRKAAGTETEEQIICANVDVALLVMAFGHDFNVRRLERYLTVAWDAGVTPIIVLTKKSLMPSIETELQAVEAIAFGTPILAVDSLTGDGLEELREQLQIKQTIVLVGSSGVGKSTLVNALAGEQLMETGGVREDDERGRHTTTHRELKRLSSGLLLVDTPGMRELALWDGSDGLSSTFSDIEELAENCRFRDCEHDKEPGCAVRTALEDGTLTAERWNSFVKLKREIAYAERKQNVALQAAEKEKWKKIHKQAQAHTKVKYQKR, from the coding sequence TTGAACGAATGGGGTATACCACCTGTCTACGAAGCGACAGGAACAGAACGATTAGGACGGATCATAGCCGTCTACCAAGCGCATTATCGCGTCATGACGGAAACAGGAGAATCGCTGAGCGAACTGTCTGGTAAATTGCGTTTTCAATCGGGAACGAAAGCTGAATTGCCAGCGGTTGGTGACTGGATCATCCAAACAGAGCGAGAGCCAGGCAAAGGACGGATCGAACGTGTCTTGCCACGATCTTCTCAATTTTCCCGAAAAGCGGCAGGAACGGAAACCGAGGAACAAATCATCTGCGCGAATGTCGACGTTGCCTTGCTCGTCATGGCTTTTGGACATGACTTCAACGTCCGTCGACTGGAACGTTATTTAACGGTTGCTTGGGATGCAGGGGTGACACCAATCATCGTCCTGACGAAAAAAAGTTTGATGCCGTCGATTGAAACGGAACTGCAGGCTGTCGAAGCGATCGCGTTCGGAACACCAATCCTTGCTGTTGATTCTTTAACTGGTGACGGATTAGAGGAGTTGCGTGAACAGTTACAAATCAAGCAGACGATCGTGTTAGTTGGGTCGTCTGGCGTCGGGAAGTCGACGCTCGTCAATGCTTTAGCTGGAGAACAGTTAATGGAGACGGGTGGCGTACGAGAAGACGATGAACGCGGACGTCACACGACGACACATCGCGAACTGAAACGACTATCGAGCGGTCTATTGCTCGTTGATACACCGGGGATGCGAGAATTGGCCTTATGGGATGGAAGTGACGGTTTATCGTCGACGTTTTCCGATATTGAGGAGCTTGCTGAAAACTGTCGTTTCCGAGACTGTGAACATGATAAGGAACCGGGCTGTGCCGTTCGGACAGCTTTAGAAGATGGCACACTAACTGCTGAGCGCTGGAATAGCTTCGTCAAGCTAAAACGAGAAATCGCTTATGCGGAACGCAAGCAAAATGTGGCGTTGCAGGCGGCGGAGAAAGAAAAGTGGAAAAAAATCCACAAGCAGGCTCAAGCGCATACGAAAGTGAAGTATCAAAAGCGATAA
- a CDS encoding lmo0954 family membrane protein → MKQSKGKQLVMILAGLALLAVVIGTLPHMIGLGLGALLAFYSISKFMQSNKWPAKLGFGFLAAIGIGLALSNIWAVIGIAAAIALYVGYMRMKLQRVNVQDLFNRRRTSTTHFEADWKDLDEKRF, encoded by the coding sequence ATGAAGCAATCGAAAGGAAAACAACTGGTGATGATTCTCGCCGGACTGGCATTACTTGCCGTCGTCATCGGAACATTACCGCATATGATCGGACTTGGCTTAGGGGCGTTACTCGCGTTCTATTCGATCAGTAAGTTCATGCAATCGAACAAATGGCCAGCAAAACTCGGCTTCGGATTCCTAGCAGCCATCGGAATCGGACTTGCCCTCTCGAACATCTGGGCAGTCATCGGAATCGCAGCAGCCATCGCATTGTACGTCGGTTACATGCGTATGAAACTACAGCGTGTCAATGTTCAAGATCTCTTTAACCGTCGCCGTACATCAACGACACATTTCGAAGCAGACTGGAAAGACTTAGACGAAAAACGTTTCTAA
- a CDS encoding IS3 family transposase (programmed frameshift), with protein MTKSKFSSDEKLRIIKMCEDRIDSIKSIASLFELSVTTLNRWRTKYRTGGSMALRNRTEWTRYPEELKMKAIRAVLDQKESLISATARFDISDRSLLAKWIERYTSHSTQGKPLKERSTMTKGRTTTFEERVQAVMDCIQNRKDYQSIMKTHRVSYQQIYSWVRKFEKDGIDALMDRRGRQKPVEELTDTDRLALDLKRLEKENERLRMEKRFLKKVRGDREEVTLSQIRLQDKYEAIQSSVEQFGYPIIALCHLAGVSRAAYYKWLRRIGIPQTRETENMKIIEEMNEIHLTVNGIYGYRRMTLNLKRRFGRNVNAKRVRRLMHVAGIHCVIRRKRPLYIRNRPQQTAENILNRDFNAAGPNQKWVTDVTELKYGASQKAYLSAILDLYDGSIRAFVLGHSNNNQLVFDTLEHALQGASGSRPLLHSDRGFQYTSHAFRHMTRVAGITQSMSRVGRCIDNGPMESFWGALKCESYYLHKFAEFDELRLAIQKYIYFYNEERYQQRLNGLAPLEYRAQAV; from the exons ATGACTAAATCTAAGTTTTCGTCAGATGAAAAACTACGAATTATTAAGATGTGTGAAGACCGAATCGACTCGATCAAATCGATTGCCTCGCTCTTCGAGCTTTCAGTCACCACCTTAAATAGATGGAGGACAAAATATCGTACGGGCGGCTCCATGGCACTTCGTAATCGAACAGAGTGGACGCGTTATCCGGAAGAACTGAAGATGAAGGCTATACGTGCAGTACTCGACCAAAAGGAATCGCTTATTAGCGCTACGGCACGGTTTGATATCTCGGATAGAAGCCTACTTGCGAAGTGGATAGAGAGGTATACTAGTCATAGTACTCAAGGGAAACCATTGAAGGAGCGATCCACTATGACTAAAGGTAGAACCACTACATTCGAAGAGCGTGTCCAGGCAGTCATGGACTGTATACAGAACAGAAAAGACTATCAAAGCATCATGAAGACCCATCGGGTCTCGTACCAACAAATTTATAGCTGGGTAAGAAAGTTCGAGAAGGACGGAATCGACGCACTGATGGACCGTCGCGGACGTCAGAAGCCAGTAGAAGAATTGACGGATACAGACCGTTTGGCGTTGGATCTGAAACGACTCGAGAAAGAAAATGAGCGTCTACGCATGGAGA AACGATTTCTTAAAAAAGTTAGAGGAGATCGAGAGGAGGTCACGTTAAGTCAAATTCGTCTTCAAGATAAATATGAAGCCATTCAATCATCGGTAGAGCAATTTGGTTACCCGATCATCGCCCTGTGTCACCTCGCTGGAGTCTCGCGCGCTGCCTACTACAAGTGGTTACGCCGGATTGGTATACCACAGACTCGTGAGACGGAGAACATGAAAATCATCGAAGAGATGAACGAGATCCACCTTACGGTGAACGGAATCTATGGCTACCGACGGATGACATTGAACCTGAAACGTCGTTTCGGAAGAAACGTCAACGCGAAGCGTGTCCGTCGCCTGATGCATGTCGCCGGTATTCATTGCGTCATACGCCGGAAACGTCCTTTGTATATTCGTAATCGCCCTCAACAGACTGCAGAGAACATTCTGAACCGTGATTTCAACGCCGCAGGACCGAACCAAAAATGGGTGACGGATGTCACGGAACTGAAGTATGGCGCCTCTCAGAAGGCGTATTTGAGCGCCATTCTGGACCTATATGATGGATCCATCCGTGCCTTCGTTCTTGGGCATTCCAATAATAATCAGCTTGTGTTCGATACTCTTGAACACGCCCTACAGGGCGCATCCGGAAGTCGTCCCTTGCTTCATAGTGATCGAGGATTTCAATATACTTCTCATGCGTTTCGTCATATGACACGCGTGGCAGGCATTACACAAAGTATGTCTCGGGTTGGAAGATGTATTGATAACGGACCGATGGAGTCCTTTTGGGGAGCGTTGAAGTGCGAAAGTTATTATCTACATAAGTTTGCGGAGTTCGACGAACTCCGACTCGCAATCCAGAAATATATTTACTTCTACAATGAAGAACGATATCAACAACGATTAAACGGCTTGGCTCCATTAGAATACAGAGCGCAAGCCGTTTAA
- a CDS encoding b(o/a)3-type cytochrome-c oxidase subunit 1 yields the protein MNAISKKLRQFEMERGLPATVIGIKEAKLAFAHVSFSLVALLIGGLCGLLQTMVRTGVIPEIAGVGYYELLTAHGLMLAIVFTTLFIFGLLFSFLGQSFGRFEEFPRRLGWVGFWFMILGVVLVTWMVLAGEASVLYTFYAPLKAHPVFYIGLVIFVVGTWIASGAMFRMYADYKREHPGVHPPLQAYMSIMTALLWVVATLGVAATILFQLLPLSLGWTDKVGIELSRTLFWYFGHPLVYFWLLPAYIVWYTVIPKIVGGKIFSDALARMSFLLFLLFSFPVGFHHQLLEPGISAFWKYVQVVLTFLVIIPSLMTAFSMFATFELAGRRKGATGIFGWVKKMPYRDVRFLAPFIGMLFFIPAGAGGVINASHQLNIIVHNTLWVTGHFHITVGAAVALTFFGTAYWLVPLLRGRTLTAAMNRLGLIQTAAWTIGMLFMSTAMHISGLLGNPRRTGPATYFKDSIVADWIPYHVAMAIGGTILFISILLFLYAMFQLAFRAPKGTEEFPIAETEEEAMATPLFFENWKLWIFVTFALIAFAYTVPIWHMIENAPPGAPGWRLW from the coding sequence ATGAATGCCATTTCAAAAAAATTAAGACAGTTCGAGATGGAGCGTGGTCTGCCTGCTACCGTCATCGGAATTAAGGAAGCGAAGCTCGCTTTCGCACATGTTAGTTTTTCACTTGTCGCCTTATTGATTGGTGGTTTATGTGGATTGTTGCAAACGATGGTGCGGACAGGTGTCATTCCAGAAATTGCTGGAGTCGGCTACTATGAGCTTCTCACTGCCCACGGGTTAATGCTTGCAATCGTCTTTACGACGTTATTCATTTTCGGATTATTGTTCTCATTTTTAGGTCAATCGTTCGGACGATTCGAAGAGTTTCCGCGACGTCTCGGATGGGTCGGATTCTGGTTCATGATTCTTGGTGTCGTCCTCGTCACGTGGATGGTGCTTGCAGGAGAAGCTTCCGTCCTCTATACATTCTATGCACCACTCAAGGCACATCCAGTATTTTATATTGGACTCGTCATCTTCGTCGTCGGAACGTGGATTGCTTCTGGTGCCATGTTCCGTATGTATGCTGATTATAAACGGGAACACCCTGGCGTTCATCCACCACTTCAAGCATACATGAGTATTATGACTGCCTTATTATGGGTGGTTGCGACACTCGGCGTAGCAGCGACGATTCTCTTTCAACTCCTTCCTTTATCTCTTGGTTGGACAGATAAGGTCGGGATCGAGCTATCCCGAACGCTATTTTGGTACTTTGGTCATCCACTCGTCTATTTTTGGTTATTACCTGCTTATATCGTTTGGTATACGGTCATTCCGAAAATCGTTGGTGGGAAGATTTTTTCTGACGCGTTAGCGCGAATGTCATTTTTATTGTTCTTACTTTTTTCATTCCCAGTTGGTTTTCACCATCAATTGTTAGAGCCGGGGATTTCTGCATTTTGGAAGTATGTCCAAGTCGTTTTGACATTCCTCGTCATCATCCCATCATTGATGACTGCCTTCTCGATGTTTGCGACATTCGAGCTAGCGGGTCGCCGTAAGGGAGCAACTGGCATATTTGGTTGGGTGAAGAAAATGCCATATCGCGACGTCCGGTTCCTTGCACCGTTCATCGGGATGTTGTTCTTCATTCCAGCAGGTGCAGGTGGTGTCATTAATGCATCGCATCAGCTGAACATCATCGTTCACAACACATTGTGGGTTACGGGACACTTTCATATCACGGTCGGTGCCGCCGTCGCACTGACGTTCTTCGGAACAGCCTACTGGCTTGTCCCGCTCTTACGTGGTCGAACGTTAACAGCAGCAATGAATCGTCTTGGACTTATTCAAACGGCTGCCTGGACGATCGGAATGCTCTTCATGTCGACTGCGATGCACATCTCAGGATTACTCGGTAATCCACGACGGACGGGACCAGCCACCTACTTCAAGGATTCAATCGTCGCTGACTGGATTCCATATCATGTCGCAATGGCGATCGGCGGAACGATTTTATTCATCTCGATTCTGCTATTCCTCTATGCGATGTTCCAACTTGCATTCCGAGCGCCAAAAGGAACGGAAGAATTTCCGATTGCTGAAACGGAAGAAGAGGCGATGGCAACGCCACTCTTCTTTGAAAATTGGAAGCTATGGATTTTCGTGACGTTCGCTTTGATTGCGTTTGCGTACACGGTACCGATTTGGCATATGATTGAAAATGCCCCTCCAGGAGCTCCCGGATGGAGACTCTGGTAA